From a region of the Sinorhizobium chiapasense genome:
- a CDS encoding amino acid ABC transporter ATP-binding protein yields MEPHIETVIDRNRMMVSDEIAIRIEDMNKWYGNYHVLRDINLTVKRGERIVVAGPSGSGKSTMIRCINRLEEHQAGRIIVDGIELSSDLKNIDKVRSEVGMVFQHFNLFPHLTILENCTLAPIWVREIPRKEAIDAAMHFLEKVKIPEQAHKYPGQLSGGQQQRVAIARSLCMKPKIMLFDEPTSALHPEMIKEVLDTMIELAEEGMTMLCVTHEMGFAQAVANRVIFMDQGQIVEENNPHDFFNNPQSERTRLFLSQIIRH; encoded by the coding sequence ATGGAACCGCATATTGAAACCGTGATCGATCGCAACCGGATGATGGTGTCGGACGAGATCGCGATCCGGATCGAGGACATGAACAAGTGGTACGGAAATTACCACGTCCTTCGCGACATCAACCTCACTGTGAAGCGCGGCGAGCGCATCGTCGTCGCGGGGCCCTCCGGATCGGGAAAGTCGACGATGATCCGCTGCATCAACCGCCTCGAAGAGCATCAGGCGGGCAGAATAATCGTCGACGGGATCGAACTGTCTTCAGACCTGAAAAACATCGACAAGGTGCGTTCGGAAGTCGGCATGGTGTTCCAGCACTTCAATCTCTTCCCGCACCTGACCATCCTCGAAAATTGCACGCTTGCTCCGATCTGGGTACGCGAGATCCCCAGGAAGGAAGCCATCGACGCGGCGATGCACTTCCTGGAAAAGGTCAAGATCCCCGAGCAGGCACACAAATATCCCGGCCAGCTATCGGGAGGACAGCAGCAGCGGGTGGCGATTGCCCGTTCGCTCTGCATGAAGCCGAAGATCATGCTCTTCGACGAGCCGACCTCTGCGCTCCACCCCGAGATGATCAAGGAGGTGCTCGACACGATGATCGAGCTTGCCGAAGAGGGAATGACCATGCTCTGCGTCACGCACGAAATGGGTTTCGCGCAAGCGGTGGCCAATCGGGTGATCTTCATGGACCAGGGGCAGATCGTTGAAGAGAACAATCCGCACGACTTCTTCAATAACCCGCAGTCCGAGCGAACGCGGCTGTTTCTCAGTCAGATCATCCGGCACTGA
- a CDS encoding AraC family transcriptional regulator: MIWHPIAAPPGVRPPQPITVRAQSIPARHYFPDHSHTWHQLVYAISGVLTVYTEAQSFVITPDQAVWLPTGVVHRVGSLLGAVFRSLWIADAAGANLPRVPTIFMMSPLLQALIIEATELEGEPEGDGYSGRVTALILDQLVRVQPLPSALPWPRNKPLTALCEALYLDPTDDRSPEEWGLALNISPRTLARRFNTELGMSLRSWRRRLRLFRAIELLGGGLGVTQVAMELGYGSTSAFVYAFRTEMGSSPQAYMRRHVMESASAPTGSAFQKVQS, from the coding sequence ATGATCTGGCATCCGATCGCCGCTCCGCCCGGGGTTCGTCCTCCTCAACCGATCACGGTGCGAGCGCAATCCATTCCCGCGCGTCATTATTTTCCGGACCACTCCCATACCTGGCACCAGCTGGTCTATGCGATCTCCGGAGTGCTGACGGTTTACACCGAAGCCCAATCCTTCGTGATCACGCCGGATCAGGCAGTGTGGTTGCCGACCGGCGTCGTGCACCGCGTCGGCTCGCTTCTCGGCGCGGTATTTCGAAGCCTCTGGATCGCGGATGCAGCCGGCGCAAACTTACCGAGAGTCCCGACGATCTTCATGATGTCACCTTTGCTGCAGGCCTTGATCATCGAGGCCACAGAACTCGAGGGCGAGCCGGAAGGAGATGGCTATTCAGGTCGCGTGACCGCCCTCATCCTCGATCAGCTCGTGCGGGTCCAGCCGCTGCCATCGGCTTTGCCATGGCCGCGTAACAAGCCGTTGACCGCGCTATGCGAGGCGCTCTATCTGGACCCGACGGATGACCGAAGCCCGGAGGAATGGGGGCTGGCGCTGAATATTTCGCCCCGAACATTGGCGCGCCGCTTCAACACGGAGCTGGGCATGAGCCTGCGCTCATGGAGACGGCGCCTTCGGCTCTTCCGTGCAATAGAGCTTCTGGGCGGTGGTCTGGGCGTGACACAAGTCGCCATGGAGCTTGGTTACGGCTCGACATCGGCTTTCGTGTATGCGTTTCGCACCGAAATGGGCAGTAGTCCCCAAGCTTACATGCGCCGCCATGTCATGGAAAGCGCAAGCGCGCCAACGGGCTCCGCCTTTCAAAAGGTGCAGAGCTGA
- a CDS encoding mandelate racemase/muconate lactonizing enzyme family protein — protein sequence MKVTKVETLEIDLSGQNGIALWRPIFARIHTDEGITGLGEAALAFGTASEAVGPMIRKLAERFVLGHDPNDTESVWEQMLRQSFWAQGGGPVIFGAMSALDAALWDIKGKAAGLPVHRLLGAKTPEPLRCYASQLHFGWEAEHRMHDDPAEYRDTARQAREEGYDCVKLCPVYVAAGGGRARHRSLLTPQNRKLARARMEAIRDGLGPDVDIILELNGLTSTASALQIAEMFAEFGILFIEEPTHYNSPEAHLKVASRSPIPMATGERLYTRWGFLPYLQAGAIDMIQPDIGLVGGISEGMKIVHLAHAFDVGVQAHVCGTPLSTAIALQFEAAIPNFEIHEHHTFSLKSCNRDLFEEDLQPVNGRLAVPTHPGFGMTLRKDAEQRMEMAAVSLK from the coding sequence ATGAAGGTAACCAAAGTCGAGACGCTGGAAATCGACCTCTCCGGGCAGAATGGCATCGCGCTCTGGCGTCCCATCTTCGCGCGGATCCATACCGATGAGGGCATCACCGGTCTCGGCGAGGCTGCACTGGCGTTCGGCACGGCATCCGAAGCCGTGGGGCCGATGATCCGCAAGCTCGCCGAGCGTTTCGTTCTCGGTCATGACCCGAACGACACCGAGTCCGTGTGGGAGCAAATGCTGCGGCAATCTTTCTGGGCGCAAGGCGGCGGACCGGTGATCTTCGGCGCAATGAGCGCGCTTGATGCGGCGCTCTGGGACATCAAGGGCAAGGCAGCAGGACTGCCTGTTCATCGCCTGCTGGGGGCGAAAACGCCGGAACCGCTACGCTGCTATGCGAGCCAATTGCATTTCGGCTGGGAGGCGGAGCACAGGATGCACGACGATCCGGCCGAATATCGTGACACCGCGCGACAAGCGCGGGAGGAGGGGTATGACTGCGTCAAGCTCTGTCCTGTCTATGTCGCGGCGGGCGGTGGACGCGCACGGCATCGCAGCCTTCTCACACCGCAGAACCGCAAGCTGGCTCGCGCCCGAATGGAAGCCATTCGCGATGGGCTCGGTCCGGATGTCGATATCATCCTCGAATTGAATGGGCTCACCTCGACCGCGTCCGCACTGCAGATCGCAGAGATGTTCGCCGAATTCGGCATTCTCTTCATCGAGGAACCGACACATTACAACAGCCCCGAAGCCCATCTGAAAGTGGCGTCGCGCTCGCCGATCCCGATGGCGACCGGGGAGCGGCTCTATACACGCTGGGGTTTCCTGCCCTATCTGCAGGCGGGTGCCATCGATATGATCCAGCCGGATATTGGCCTCGTCGGCGGGATCTCCGAGGGCATGAAAATCGTGCATCTCGCGCATGCCTTTGATGTCGGGGTCCAGGCCCATGTCTGCGGCACGCCGCTATCGACGGCGATTGCGCTTCAGTTCGAAGCGGCGATCCCGAACTTCGAAATCCACGAGCACCACACCTTCTCACTGAAATCCTGCAATCGCGACCTGTTCGAGGAAGACCTCCAGCCGGTCAACGGCCGGTTGGCGGTCCCGACCCATCCGGGATTCGGGATGACACTGAGGAAGGATGCCGAACAGCGCATGGAAATGGCCGCTGTCAGTCTGAAGTAG
- a CDS encoding amino acid ABC transporter permease has translation MTERNPAFVRGEMLPAREPPAGQTGLLKLLRENFFKDWLSALLTVMSLIVSVWFVCSVFPWLFDSVWNANSLSECRQILAGAEGACFAVIRDRWTQLLFGFYPPEQYWRPVLAFALMIVALAPILFPPVPRGLLRFSVVFPGLAYWLIWGGTLWLPVVVYGGFAVGAVLLRMTGRLGAGPGAGLAIVSALTWWFVAPGPVTTVLEQLLPLSLAPVASREMGGFLLSIVIGVTGISLSLPLGIVLALGRRSKMPLVKTISVVFIEFIRGVPLITLLFTASLLLNYFLPPGTTFDLILRVIIMVTLFATAYMAEVIRGGLAALPRGQYEAAEALGLDYWKAQRLVIMPQALKISIPGIVNSFIGLFKDTTLVVFIGLLDPIALSNSIRATADWQGIYWELFIFIGALFFVFCFGMSRYSMHLERRLKTDHR, from the coding sequence ATGACCGAACGCAATCCTGCTTTTGTCCGCGGCGAGATGCTGCCCGCGCGCGAGCCGCCCGCCGGTCAGACGGGTCTGCTCAAGCTGCTGCGCGAGAATTTTTTCAAAGACTGGCTGAGCGCACTCCTGACGGTGATGTCACTCATCGTATCGGTCTGGTTCGTCTGCTCAGTGTTTCCCTGGCTCTTCGACTCCGTCTGGAATGCCAACTCGCTCAGTGAATGCCGCCAGATCCTCGCCGGTGCGGAGGGAGCTTGCTTTGCGGTGATCCGCGATCGCTGGACGCAGCTTCTGTTCGGCTTCTATCCGCCAGAGCAATATTGGCGGCCGGTACTTGCCTTCGCGCTGATGATCGTAGCGCTGGCGCCGATCCTGTTCCCGCCTGTGCCGCGCGGGCTGCTCCGGTTCAGCGTCGTCTTCCCAGGCCTCGCCTACTGGCTGATCTGGGGCGGAACCCTTTGGCTTCCTGTCGTGGTCTATGGAGGTTTTGCCGTCGGAGCAGTCTTGTTGCGGATGACGGGGCGGCTCGGTGCAGGTCCTGGCGCGGGGCTGGCAATTGTGAGTGCGCTGACCTGGTGGTTCGTCGCGCCGGGGCCGGTCACGACGGTGCTCGAGCAGCTTCTGCCGCTGTCGCTTGCCCCCGTCGCCTCGCGCGAAATGGGCGGATTCCTGCTGTCGATCGTCATCGGGGTCACCGGCATTTCCTTGTCGCTGCCTCTTGGCATCGTTCTGGCGCTGGGGCGGCGCTCGAAAATGCCGCTCGTGAAGACGATCAGCGTCGTCTTCATCGAGTTCATCCGCGGTGTGCCGCTGATCACGCTGCTGTTCACCGCCTCGCTGCTGCTCAACTACTTCCTGCCGCCGGGAACGACCTTCGACCTGATCCTGCGCGTGATCATCATGGTGACTCTGTTTGCTACCGCCTATATGGCCGAGGTGATCCGTGGCGGTTTGGCGGCCCTGCCTCGAGGTCAGTATGAGGCGGCCGAAGCGCTCGGCCTCGACTATTGGAAGGCGCAGCGGCTGGTCATCATGCCGCAGGCGCTCAAGATCTCGATCCCCGGCATCGTCAATTCCTTCATCGGCCTCTTCAAAGACACGACCCTGGTCGTCTTCATCGGTCTCCTGGACCCGATCGCGCTTTCCAATTCGATCCGGGCGACGGCCGACTGGCAGGGGATCTATTGGGAGCTCTTCATCTTCATCGGCGCCCTGTTCTTCGTCTTCTGCTTCGGCATGTCGCGCTACTCCATGCATCTCGAGCGCCGACTCAAAACCGATCACCGGTAA
- a CDS encoding amino acid ABC transporter substrate-binding protein: MKKSLFLVTLGAVALLSATAIAGTLDEVKSRGKLNCGVSSGTAGFSAPDAKGVWQGFDVAFCRAVAAAVLGDPMKVEFVPTTGQTRFTALASGEIDVLSRATTWTFSRDTDLKLTFAGTNFYDGQVFLVKKELGVSSAKDLNGATVCIQSGTTTELNLAEYFRINKMTYEPVPVDSSAEGERQYQAGACDVYTSDGSNLASVRASFPNPSDHVLLPEIISKEPLGPIVRQGDEQWADIVHWTESALFAAEELGVTKANVDQLADGSDNPEINRLLGKEGDLGKMLGLDAEWARRAIAAGGNYGEIFATNLGDQTPIRLERGLNALWTKGGLMYAQPFR, from the coding sequence ATGAAGAAATCTCTATTCCTGGTAACACTCGGCGCAGTGGCTCTTCTGTCCGCCACGGCGATAGCGGGCACGCTCGACGAGGTAAAATCGCGCGGCAAACTCAACTGCGGCGTCAGTTCGGGTACCGCAGGCTTTTCAGCTCCCGACGCCAAGGGCGTATGGCAAGGCTTCGACGTCGCGTTCTGCCGGGCCGTCGCTGCGGCCGTGCTCGGCGATCCGATGAAGGTCGAGTTTGTTCCGACCACCGGACAGACCCGCTTCACCGCCCTGGCCTCGGGCGAGATCGATGTGCTCTCGCGCGCCACCACCTGGACCTTTTCGCGCGACACGGACCTTAAGCTCACCTTCGCGGGCACCAACTTCTATGACGGGCAGGTCTTCCTGGTGAAGAAGGAGCTTGGTGTCTCCTCGGCCAAGGATCTCAACGGCGCTACCGTCTGCATCCAGTCCGGCACCACCACCGAGCTCAATCTTGCGGAATATTTCCGCATCAACAAAATGACCTACGAACCGGTACCGGTCGATTCAAGCGCCGAAGGCGAGCGCCAATATCAGGCGGGAGCGTGCGACGTCTATACAAGCGATGGCTCCAACCTTGCCTCGGTGCGCGCCAGTTTCCCAAACCCATCCGATCACGTCCTCCTGCCCGAAATCATTTCGAAGGAACCGCTTGGACCGATCGTGCGCCAGGGTGACGAGCAGTGGGCGGACATCGTGCACTGGACTGAGAGCGCGCTTTTCGCCGCCGAGGAACTGGGCGTGACCAAGGCCAATGTCGACCAGCTCGCCGATGGCTCGGACAATCCGGAAATCAACCGGCTTCTCGGCAAGGAGGGCGATCTCGGCAAGATGCTGGGTCTCGATGCCGAATGGGCCAGGCGTGCTATTGCGGCCGGCGGAAACTACGGCGAGATCTTCGCTACCAATCTCGGCGATCAAACGCCGATCCGCCTAGAGCGAGGGCTCAACGCGCTATGGACCAAGGGCGGCCTGATGTACGCCCAGCCGTTCCGGTGA
- a CDS encoding molybdopterin guanine dinucleotide-containing S/N-oxide reductase yields the protein MPESAAAEGNEQAETPFRPHTSHWGVFSARMVDGQLEVKPHAGDPDPNEIIQNFPAALRHRARIVQPMVRKSWLENGPGPDERRGRDEFVPVSWETALDLLGHELARVRDGSGPGAIFGGSYGWSSAGRFHHAQSQIHRFLNVACGGYVRSVTSYSSGSSQVLIPHIIGDHEGLTKRNVSWEQIAEHSEIVLAFGGMALKNSMVAGGSVSKHVERGAMQRAAERGCNFVLVSPLRSDLPDEANAEWLSCVPGSDTALMMGIVHTLVVEGRHDRAFLERYTSGWPIFERYLLGETDGQPKDAEWAAALTGVSAEEIVVLARRLAGKRALIVVSHSLQRAEHGEQPVWMGMVLAAALGQIGLPGGGYGYALGAIAYYGRRYNAVPIPTLSQGRNGVSDFIPVARIADMQLHPGETYRFNGESRTYPEIKLVYWAGGNPFHHHQDLNRLRKAFTRLDTLVVHELAWTATARHADVVLPCTMTLEREDIGANSNDPLLVPMHPIAPPYGEARDDYAIFADLAERLGARETFTEGRSVRQWLEHLYEQTRAGLAEKGLAAPNFNEFWKGEGYVLPQQPDDGGYLRAFRNDPAANPLPTPSGKLQIYSETIASFEEADCPGHPTWLGPVYVPDKSTPFVLISNQPRTRLHSQLDFGGHSVASKLKGREVATMHHDDAAERGISEGDIIRLSNERGACLAGVTLSDGIRHGVIQLATGAWYDPADPNEEKPLCVHGNPNVLTRDIGTSALAQGCTGQLTTVQVERFDDNLPEIRAFDPPA from the coding sequence ATGCCCGAATCTGCAGCCGCCGAAGGAAACGAACAAGCCGAGACGCCTTTCAGGCCACACACCTCGCATTGGGGCGTGTTCTCGGCGCGAATGGTCGATGGGCAGCTCGAGGTCAAGCCGCATGCGGGCGATCCGGATCCGAACGAGATCATCCAGAACTTTCCGGCAGCGTTGCGTCATCGCGCGCGCATCGTGCAGCCGATGGTGCGCAAGAGCTGGCTGGAGAACGGTCCCGGCCCGGACGAACGGCGCGGGCGAGATGAGTTCGTTCCGGTATCGTGGGAGACGGCTCTTGATTTGCTCGGCCACGAGCTTGCCCGTGTTCGCGATGGCTCCGGCCCCGGAGCCATCTTCGGCGGCTCCTACGGTTGGTCAAGCGCCGGCCGCTTCCACCACGCCCAGAGCCAGATCCACCGCTTTCTCAATGTCGCCTGTGGCGGCTATGTGCGGTCGGTCACCAGCTATTCCTCCGGCTCCTCGCAGGTTCTGATCCCCCATATCATCGGCGATCACGAGGGCCTGACCAAGCGCAACGTCTCCTGGGAGCAGATCGCTGAGCACAGCGAGATCGTGCTCGCATTCGGCGGCATGGCGCTCAAGAACTCGATGGTCGCCGGCGGCAGTGTCAGCAAGCATGTCGAGCGTGGCGCCATGCAACGCGCGGCCGAGCGCGGCTGCAATTTCGTGCTGGTCAGCCCCTTGCGCTCGGACCTGCCGGACGAGGCCAACGCCGAGTGGCTCTCCTGCGTGCCGGGCAGCGACACCGCACTCATGATGGGGATCGTCCATACCCTCGTCGTCGAAGGCAGGCACGACCGCGCCTTCCTGGAACGTTATACCTCCGGCTGGCCGATCTTCGAGCGCTACCTGCTCGGCGAGACAGACGGCCAGCCGAAGGATGCCGAGTGGGCGGCGGCCCTCACGGGCGTTTCCGCCGAGGAGATCGTCGTGCTCGCAAGGCGACTTGCCGGCAAGCGCGCGCTGATCGTGGTCTCGCATTCTCTGCAACGCGCCGAGCACGGCGAGCAACCTGTCTGGATGGGCATGGTGCTCGCCGCTGCCCTTGGGCAGATCGGCTTGCCCGGCGGCGGCTATGGCTATGCTCTCGGCGCGATCGCCTATTACGGACGCCGTTATAATGCAGTGCCGATCCCGACGCTGTCGCAGGGGCGCAACGGCGTAAGCGACTTCATCCCTGTCGCGCGCATCGCGGATATGCAGCTTCATCCCGGTGAAACCTATCGCTTCAATGGTGAATCCCGGACCTATCCCGAAATCAAGCTGGTCTATTGGGCGGGCGGAAATCCGTTCCATCACCATCAGGATCTCAACCGGCTGCGCAAGGCCTTCACCCGGCTCGACACGCTCGTCGTCCACGAGCTCGCCTGGACGGCGACCGCGCGCCATGCCGACGTTGTCCTGCCCTGCACGATGACACTGGAGCGCGAGGACATCGGCGCCAACTCCAACGATCCGCTGCTTGTGCCGATGCACCCCATCGCTCCCCCTTATGGCGAAGCACGCGACGACTACGCCATCTTCGCGGACCTTGCCGAGCGGCTCGGCGCGCGCGAGACCTTCACCGAGGGGCGTAGCGTCCGGCAATGGCTCGAGCACCTCTACGAGCAGACCCGCGCGGGGCTTGCCGAGAAGGGCTTGGCAGCGCCAAACTTTAACGAATTCTGGAAAGGGGAGGGCTACGTCCTCCCGCAGCAACCCGACGATGGCGGATATCTGCGGGCCTTCCGAAACGATCCGGCAGCAAATCCACTGCCGACACCAAGCGGCAAGCTGCAAATCTATTCCGAAACGATTGCGAGCTTTGAGGAAGCGGATTGTCCTGGCCATCCCACTTGGCTCGGACCAGTCTACGTCCCTGACAAGTCCACACCATTTGTGCTGATTTCCAACCAGCCGCGCACGCGACTGCACAGCCAGCTCGATTTCGGCGGGCATAGTGTCGCCTCAAAGCTCAAAGGGCGAGAGGTCGCAACGATGCATCATGACGATGCGGCAGAGCGCGGCATTTCCGAGGGCGACATCATTCGGCTCTCCAATGAACGCGGTGCCTGCCTCGCTGGCGTCACCCTCTCGGACGGCATCCGGCACGGTGTAATCCAGCTTGCGACGGGAGCGTGGTATGATCCCGCCGATCCGAACGAGGAGAAGCCGCTCTGCGTTCACGGCAATCCGAATGTCTTGACCCGCGACATCGGCACCTCGGCCCTGGCGCAGGGCTGCACGGGGCAACTGACGACCGTGCAGGTGGAGCGTTTCGACGACAACCTGCCGGAGATCCGGGCCTTCGACCCGCCGGCATGA
- a CDS encoding MFS transporter, with amino-acid sequence MSEITASKVLEPASSHYDAARGNLARLTIAQALGGANSAVVYSTGAIVGNTLAPTPALATMPISMFVVGMAVSTLPAGAIAQRYGRRTAFLVGTGCGVLVGLLAAVAVVIGSFWLYCAATLFGGAYAAVVLSFRFAAADCVPAERRPRALSFVMAGGVVAGVIGPQLVNNTMYLWMPHMFAASYLAQAAVAALSALLLIGVRLPVPTKVEAVGGRPVGVIARQPRFITAVICGVVSYLLMNFLMTAAPLAMQLCGLSQESSNLAIQWHVVAMYAPSFFTGRLITRFGATAVVMTGLVLTGISAAVGMTGVDVAHFWITLIVLGVGWNFGFLGASALVLECHRPEEKARVQSLNDFAVFGTMTLGSFLSGGLLTAYGWNTILALSFIPLVLALLALGGTYVRDAAGSR; translated from the coding sequence ATGTCAGAAATTACCGCAAGCAAAGTGCTCGAACCTGCCTCATCTCATTATGACGCCGCGCGCGGCAACCTTGCGAGGCTGACGATTGCACAGGCATTGGGGGGCGCGAATTCGGCCGTTGTCTATTCCACCGGGGCGATCGTCGGAAACACCCTCGCTCCTACCCCCGCACTCGCCACGATGCCGATATCAATGTTCGTGGTGGGGATGGCGGTCTCGACGCTGCCCGCCGGTGCCATCGCGCAACGCTACGGCCGCCGTACCGCATTTCTGGTTGGGACGGGCTGCGGCGTGCTCGTTGGTCTGTTGGCGGCGGTCGCAGTGGTGATAGGCTCCTTCTGGCTATACTGCGCCGCCACGCTCTTCGGGGGCGCCTATGCCGCCGTCGTGCTTTCCTTCCGTTTCGCGGCCGCAGACTGCGTGCCGGCTGAACGACGCCCACGCGCCCTGTCCTTCGTCATGGCGGGCGGTGTCGTCGCCGGGGTGATCGGGCCGCAGCTTGTCAACAACACCATGTATCTCTGGATGCCGCATATGTTCGCGGCGAGCTACCTCGCGCAGGCGGCAGTGGCGGCACTCTCCGCTCTGCTTCTGATCGGCGTTCGCCTTCCGGTGCCGACCAAGGTGGAGGCCGTGGGCGGTCGTCCCGTTGGTGTTATCGCCCGCCAGCCCCGGTTCATCACGGCAGTCATCTGCGGGGTCGTCTCCTACCTGCTCATGAACTTCCTGATGACCGCGGCACCCTTGGCCATGCAGCTCTGCGGCCTGTCGCAGGAGTCCTCCAACCTCGCCATTCAATGGCATGTGGTCGCGATGTATGCCCCAAGCTTCTTCACCGGGCGGCTGATCACACGCTTCGGCGCAACCGCGGTGGTCATGACGGGCCTGGTGCTGACGGGCATCTCCGCAGCCGTCGGGATGACGGGGGTCGACGTGGCGCATTTCTGGATCACCCTGATCGTGCTCGGTGTCGGCTGGAACTTCGGTTTCCTCGGTGCGTCGGCCCTGGTGCTCGAATGCCACCGTCCCGAAGAGAAGGCGCGCGTCCAGTCGCTCAACGACTTCGCCGTGTTCGGAACGATGACCCTCGGCTCGTTCCTCTCCGGGGGACTGCTGACAGCGTATGGATGGAATACCATCCTCGCGCTCTCCTTCATTCCCCTCGTGCTCGCCCTTCTTGCGCTCGGCGGCACCTATGTGCGCGATGCGGCGGGGTCGCGGTGA
- a CDS encoding amino acid ABC transporter permease encodes MANAITFPTLEPHQAFRLSMLLNDGRYRSYTIQIFVLMCLMLGIAWLVDNTIRNLALLGKDFSFSFLWSTAGYDINQRLIEYDTQMTHGRAALVGLLNTVVLAVLSCALATIIGVVAGVLRLSGNPIVARLTVVYVEVFRNIPLLLWILVFGAIMSEAVPAPNAFKGENATAGMILGAVAITNRGVFIPEPLFTRDLGTLNLGIVEPSLNAIAVLVVVIACVLISRVLVRHANRVQSQTGVRPVIWWKTMTVLAAPPLLLLWALGFHLGYPELRGFNFQGGFQLRNALIAMWLGLGIYTGAFIAENVRAGILAISKGQTEAAHALGLRPGKTMRLVILPQALRVIVPPLISQYLNITKNTSLGLAVGYMDLRSTLGGITINQTGRELEGMLLLMLIYLSLSLIISGSMNAYNARVGLKER; translated from the coding sequence ATGGCAAACGCAATCACTTTTCCGACGCTGGAGCCGCACCAGGCTTTTCGTTTGAGCATGCTTCTCAACGATGGCCGGTACCGCTCCTACACGATCCAGATCTTCGTTCTGATGTGCCTCATGCTGGGGATTGCCTGGCTGGTGGACAACACGATCCGCAATCTCGCGCTTCTGGGCAAGGATTTCTCCTTCTCATTTCTGTGGAGCACCGCGGGCTACGACATCAATCAGCGGCTCATAGAATACGACACTCAGATGACCCACGGCCGCGCAGCTCTTGTGGGGCTCTTGAACACGGTCGTCCTCGCTGTTCTGTCCTGCGCTCTGGCGACGATCATTGGCGTAGTTGCCGGTGTGCTTCGGCTGTCCGGCAATCCGATCGTGGCGCGGCTGACGGTGGTCTATGTCGAGGTCTTCCGAAACATTCCGCTCTTACTCTGGATCCTCGTCTTCGGTGCGATCATGAGCGAGGCCGTGCCGGCGCCGAACGCATTCAAGGGCGAGAATGCCACCGCCGGCATGATCCTCGGCGCGGTAGCCATTACCAATCGGGGCGTGTTCATTCCCGAGCCGCTGTTCACGCGTGATCTCGGTACGCTCAATCTCGGAATCGTTGAGCCGAGCCTGAACGCCATCGCAGTCCTGGTGGTCGTCATCGCGTGCGTCCTCATCAGTCGGGTGCTGGTGCGCCATGCCAACCGGGTGCAGAGCCAGACCGGCGTCAGGCCGGTGATCTGGTGGAAGACCATGACCGTCCTCGCCGCCCCGCCGCTCCTTCTGCTCTGGGCGCTCGGCTTTCATCTCGGCTATCCCGAACTGCGCGGCTTCAATTTCCAGGGCGGATTCCAGCTTCGAAATGCGCTGATCGCAATGTGGCTTGGACTCGGCATCTACACCGGCGCCTTCATTGCCGAGAATGTGCGTGCAGGCATTCTGGCCATCTCGAAGGGCCAGACCGAGGCCGCCCATGCACTCGGCCTTCGGCCGGGCAAGACAATGCGGCTGGTGATCCTGCCGCAGGCGCTTCGGGTCATCGTGCCGCCGCTGATCTCGCAATACCTCAACATCACCAAGAACACCTCGCTCGGGTTGGCGGTGGGCTACATGGACCTGCGCTCGACGCTCGGCGGGATCACGATCAACCAGACCGGTCGCGAACTCGAAGGAATGCTGCTGCTCATGCTGATCTACCTGTCGCTGAGCCTGATCATCTCCGGGTCGATGAACGCCTACAATGCCCGCGTCGGGCTGAAGGAGCGTTGA